The following DNA comes from Candidatus Methylomirabilota bacterium.
GCGGCCCTCGTGCCGGTCCTCCTGGCGGGCTCGCTCCAGCTCTCCGCGATCGTCGCCGCGCAGCAGGGCCTCTGGTTCGTCGCGTACCCGGTGCTCGGCCAGCTCGCGTTCGTCGCGTTCGTGATCGCGACGCTCGCCGCCGAGAACCGCGTGCCGTTCGACATCCTCGAGGCCGAGTCGGAGCTGGTCGCCGGCTTCCGCGTCGAGTACAGCGGCATGAAGTTCGCCCTCATCCAGCTCGGCGAGTACGCCCACATGCTCGGGACGAGCTTCCTCGGCGCGCTCCTGTTCCTCGGCGGCTGGCTCGGGCCCGGCCCGGCGTGGCTCGGGCCGGTCTGGTTCCTCGTGAAGGCCATCCTGGTCTTCCTGCTCGTCACGTGGGTGCGGTGGACCTTCGTGCGGATCCGCGTGGACCAGATCCTCGCGATCTCGTGGAAGCTCCTGCTGCCCGCGTCGCTCCTCCTGCTGCTCGCGACCGGGCTCTGGGTCGCCACGGGGGGCGCCGGTGGGTAACGGCCCCGGGCGGCCGCCCGCCGTCTTCAAGGAGCTGGGGCAGCTCGTCGGCGCCGTCGGCCGCGCCATGGGCGTCACGCTCCGGAACTTCTTCCGCGCCCCGGTGACGCTCCGCTACCCCGACGTCCAGCGCGCGTACCCCGACCGCTTCCGCGGGATCCTGGCGCTCACCTACGACGGGGAGACCGGCGAGGAGAACTGCATCGGCTGCCGGCTCTGCGAGTACATCTGCCCGCCGCAGGTCATCAAGGTGGAGATGCTCAAGGCCGAGAAGCGGAACTTCGCGAAGACGTTCACGCTCGAGCTCTACGCGTGCGAGTTCTGCGAGCTGTGCGTGCAGGTGTGCCCGACCGACGCGATCATCATGCTGAAGACCTTCGACCTGGCCACCGCGGACCGCCGCCAGCTGCTCCTCGACAAGGACCGGCTCCACGCGCTCGGGCTCGAGTTCGAGCCGTCGTGGGCCACGGGGAACCGGCTTCGCGACATGCAGGCGCCGCCGAAGCCCGCGAAGGCCGCCGAGGGCGTCGCCAAAGGAGAAGCGAAGGAGCCCGCCGAGTGACGCTCGAGGCCGTGGGCTTCTGGGTCGTCGCGACCGTCCTGGTCGCCTCGAGTCTCGCCGTGGTGCTCACGCCCAACCTCTTCCACGCCGTGCTCTACCTCGCCGCCGCGCTCGTCGCGACCGGCGTCGTCTTCCTGTT
Coding sequences within:
- the nuoH gene encoding NADH-quinone oxidoreductase subunit NuoH, with protein sequence MPPLAWHALMAFIVLNAILVLVAYVTLLERKFAARMQSRIGPYYVGRPHGWLQPIADALKLMMKEDVIPTSADRGVYNLAPVVFLVPCILIFATIPFAPGLGVADLNIGVLFFLAVSSLEIVGLFMGGWGSNNKYALLSAMRAVNQIISYDLPFVLAALVPVLLAGSLQLSAIVAAQQGLWFVAYPVLGQLAFVAFVIATLAAENRVPFDILEAESELVAGFRVEYSGMKFALIQLGEYAHMLGTSFLGALLFLGGWLGPGPAWLGPVWFLVKAILVFLLVTWVRWTFVRIRVDQILAISWKLLLPASLLLLLATGLWVATGGAGG
- a CDS encoding NADH-quinone oxidoreductase subunit I encodes the protein MGNGPGRPPAVFKELGQLVGAVGRAMGVTLRNFFRAPVTLRYPDVQRAYPDRFRGILALTYDGETGEENCIGCRLCEYICPPQVIKVEMLKAEKRNFAKTFTLELYACEFCELCVQVCPTDAIIMLKTFDLATADRRQLLLDKDRLHALGLEFEPSWATGNRLRDMQAPPKPAKAAEGVAKGEAKEPAE